ATTGCATTTATAGACCCATGGGTTGTGCCCAATTGATCCCTAGGGGATGACACTTTGCACTTTTGTAAAAGCCCATTTAAAACTACTGGCTTTGGAATGTATTTTGATCAATATACGGACTACTCGATTTTTAGACGCGCATTAAATTAGTTtatggtgggggtggggggaggccCAAAAACATAGTTTTGAATCCGGGCCCACGGGTAACTTGCTACGCAActgggttgactcccgaagccttttcgATGTTTTGGTACAGCTGCTGGGCAGCAGAGGTTCCAATTCAGTTTTCTTTGTCCTAGTCAAGGTTAACGAGAGCCTCCTGGTTAAAACTTACTGAAGAGCAAGGGACTGGTTGTCATAGAAACTTGCTATTGGAAATATTGTTTTGACTGGTATTTATTAATCATGATTAAGTCTATTGTCCTGTGGCTAGCTGTTATATAGATAATAATTAGGGATGTATTCAATCTATTTGCAGCGGTTGCACCGCCATCGTACGCAGAATGTGTAGAGACTGGCTCCGCAGTAGTGGATACTCCCAGAGGTTATAGGTCATTCCAACCCCAGGCTCAGTTCATtctggagaaagaaaggggagaTCATTTCTCTTTAAAACCAGCCTCACGCCAGCAACGTGAACCTATGGTAAGTTATGTTCTTCCATATGTTCGCATTGTTCAAATTATACACTCCTGCTTCTTGTTTGGTTGTaccgatgcgaaaacaaccctccaaagctagCAAAACtcttcctcttatattaaaaacctcagaacagcacttacaaagctcaacaacaacagcaaaaaaactgttattcaatggatcccagctcatatagaactagatGGAAATGAGAAGGccgacacactcgccaagagtgggagaactaactcactaataaactctgcactctatccagaagaattgaagaaataattcttaataaaataaatgagaaatggacgagctctcatccaaatcacaagaaagatgacgcttactacaagctatcctgacaagaccaacgtctaatcttttgactcaggactggacacaacagaatgcgacaacacatgtaccggaagctcaaaattggaaccagttaaatctgcccatgtggagtatcaccagagaatgccgaccacgtcctccaaaactgctctctttatcaagaggcccgtataagacattggcctcaaatcaccccaatagaaagaaaactatatggagagctccctgatttggaaaccactgcgcagttcatctcatgtattggtctggtcatctgaacataaaaatgagaacgaagaagaagaagtttggTTGTAAATGTAATTTAGATTGGTAAATATGCCGTTGAATAGAGATTGATAACGATTCGTTCTAAATACCGTGCGTAGCCAGCTGCATAGAGTTTGTGCTTTAAATTATAAAGGTctaattcacacacacacacacacacaaagttcaCACATTATACAAACAAGATAACTGAACCAGGTTTACTCAATGGTTATGAATACTTCTCGTTCAAATTCAATTATGTGGAACTCACAAAGTTGAAAGCTGTTGAATGCGATGTGTGGCCGAGTGAGACAACCCGCTTGGTTACCTATCCAGTCTGTCGAGCTCACATAAAAGATTAGACCAGAGCGTACTGAGCATGCCAAGACATGAAAGATgcgatataggcctacaaaaacACGCAGACTTTTTTGTTTGGATTGAGTCTGAAGTGATGCtcatcatacataaaacactgaaccataatcttcaaatacaaaaacaaagtttaataaaaatactctgaaagacacaaagataaaggcacattcctcgtcccatttgctaggacacatttgtacaaacactccttcttccctagtgctattagagcatggaaagggttgcctgagctagccaggaaaaccagtgacttggcagaatttaagtcattgattaatatgcatgactaaatgcatgacgcgtaggacgtaatcatcttcttttttgaagtaacgtctgtattatataagataagaagatgctCATCATTCAACGCTAGGAAACAACAAAGATAAGAAATagatttgattttaggcacatcggcacaatttaggccatgtcgtgcctgtagatagagaaggagagagaaggtgagagagggagcgagagagagaaagagggagggaggagagagagggagaaagaaagagacggagagaaagagagagaagagaggttgaggagggaaagagagaaaaagagagagagagagggagaagaaaaagggaaaaaacGAGAAAGcaagagagggagaagaaagagaaaaagaaaggaaaaagcATATCCCGGCACACTTCAGTTACACACACTCATATATAAACAAGTAGGTAAAAGGCATCCTATAAAGATTTTTATCAGTATCAATGCTCACAAGAACTGTCCATTTTCAGGTCCAGCCAGTGGTCGGTAATGGAAGCTTCGAGATCCAAGAAAAGTCTGACTATCAAGCCCTGGCATTTATTTCCTGTTTATTTTGTTGGCCAGTTGGTCTGGTGGCTATTTACTATTCAAACATGGTCAGTTTAGTCAACATATagtgtagatatatatatatatatcgatctGCTTGGAAGGAGGTCATCAAGGGATAGACTTTTGGATTCCGATCCagctcaaaatttaaaaaaaagggggtgggggcgtACAGTTGAATTCTGTTACCAGTAAAATGAAAGATGACTCGGAGCCTAGGAAAACAGCAACCTTCCTAGTAtatgtaaaaaagtaaagttcccccattcaggccttgcaatctatggggcagatgatgctaaggtcatttttttctatggccaacggttaatgagcagggtgtcatgtggctagcacaatgatcaaccacctttactttccccaactaaagtcaggtacccattagagttgggtggactcaggggagccctaaaaatcctatCGGTGTCTTTTCATTAATGTTTAGGTAGTCACTTTTGAATTTAGAGAAACCTCATACATttccaaaataatttaataataatgataatgtcaATGTTCTATTGTCTTCCAGGGTCTataagtttttcttaaattttctgCGTCTGCCCTCTACAAGGTCTTTCCTCTGGGGcctaaaatgtaaataaattattgaatgaAAGGAAACTTTTTAATTTAGACTTTATGGCACATCAACACAATGTGGCCCAGGTACAATTTAGCCCATGTCATGTGAACATTTCCTGATGTCAACTCCACTTGTAAACTTTGAATGAGATGTTTAATAAAGGAACATTTCACTTGTTATAGTTTGCTCAGTGTAATGGACTGAAGTAAAACTATTTTTTCCCCAGGATTATAAAGCTATTATTGATATtcttttgaaaatttattttctgcaGTGTTCTATCGAGAAGTCCCTAGGAAACTATAATCAAGCTAATGTCTACTCAAAGCTTACATTTAATGCTTCAATGGCCGCCCTAGCATCTGGAATCTTGGGCTATTTCTTCATCTGTGTATATGAGTCTATGACAATGCTTTAAGGAACAACATTGAATTAGTTTATAATTAACTGGAGTGTGAAcatattcaaacatttttttaaattaatatgcaAATTTTCTTAACCTATCAAAATGTGAAGAAATTTCTTAAGTTAAACACTAAGTTCAAAGACTATGAAACTTCAGCTACAAATGAAAACTTCAGACTGCAATAATTTAATGTTGATAAAATGTCACCAGgaataaacaaatgtttaatgcttttttttttttttttttttcatttgacatGTTGTAAAGCTCTGGAAGTTGAtagaatttaaattatttatattttaataattgtcaACACTCATAGGTAATATTCAAATCAATatttcaatgttgttgtttttttggcatCTAGGTAACATAAAGCAAAAGATAGTACagcaacaaataataattcaaagttatttcattaaatgattcaaaaatcatatatatttattacacGTTTGAGGAAAAATTGTAAACAGTTCATATGGTCAACTATACATTCTCAAAAAGACAgagaattcatttttttccaaatgtaaatgtacatcaatactgacatgaaataaaaactgaTTTCTAAGcatgttataaaaaaacaatatgattAATAAATTGGTCTCTAATAATCAACTTATAATCAACTTTTATACCTTCTCAGCAAGTGgatattattgtttattatttacattaattataaatttattacaatattgtacAAGTGACTATTCACTGCTGAACAATGTTTATATAAAATGCATGATTTATTCTTAATGATACAGTACTGTAATCACATATAACTTTGTCTGACAAAACATAGCCTACTTTTGAATAGTTTAGTATTTTATGAACATATAACATGTTTCAGTTTATCATGATCAAATTCAACAAAATCTTGCCTGAAGAAATCATGCTCTGTCTCAtaccatttttttatattgaattctGGGAAGAAAAATTGTATCTCTCTTTCAGCATTTTCTTCTGAATCTGCAACAAAGTTTTTGGTTCAGTGTCAGACATGTACTCAAAATAAAGATGTTATTTGTACATATTCAAGTAGTATTATAGGTGATAATAGTTttgattaaaaacatttttcacaatttttttttcaaatgtttataACTTACAGTTTAATGTTAATTTCCTTCAGAATATTCAATCATtatgaaaattaatttaatattattttatttttaaaaaagctatttgAAAAACCtttgaaatagtttttaataatctaaaattatcaaatgtattttacattaaacaacatggttttaaataaaattctcaATAATGCTTTACAACAACTGTGGttagttctagttttttattttttgtttttgtttttttttagaaaaatggcaacaaaaataaaagttgtttccCTATAAAGTTTCTGCATAAAAAAGTAAACTAGTTatcaatttacttttaaaaaaaatttttttttaagtaacataaaaaagtaatgctaaaaacatttacaaactcAAAAGCAACACAAACTTCTTTTTCCCATTGTTCTTTTCACAAGAAAAATTCATTAGTTTTAAAGATTTTATAGAATTTATCCTGAGAGCCATCCTTTATGGACAACTTAAAACAGGCACAAGAAAAACTAGTCATCCCACCTCTGTTATGTTGATGTAATCAAATGGGACTTTTAAAGCAGTGGACATTGATGATGACTACTGGGAACACATAATCCCTACACCACATTATGTGGAGAGAGAAAGGAGCTCTTGAtagtaaacaaaattatttgcgacagctctgaaagaaaatcaaaacaaaCGAAATATGGCTGGCTCCTTAACCACCAATGCCAATGCCCACCTTTGCCTGTGTTGTATGTGGAAGAGATGTCTCTTCACATTGGGCTCTACATCACcatgaaaaagtgttttatGAGATGAACCATAAGCTTTCTTTGACTGAGGAAGGCCAACAACTCTTATGAGTCGAATTTCATACAATTTGAACTATCAATATTATTGGACTATTTTATATGTAGTTGAAATTAATAAAAGGGAACAGCTAAAATTCAGtattacatttctatttctcCAACCCAATTGCTATTCTTTAGGCTATATCATTCTGATTTACCTGAGCCATGGGTACAGTTTCTTGTATCTGTCAGTCCATACAATCCTCTTATACTTAATGGTTCATCATAAACAGTTctgagtaaaaaaataaatatttattactcCAATGACCTAAGATTTTAAGGCCtaaaaattaaactaatttttttttcttgaaataataaaataaattaaagtaatCTATAATAAAGATATTTGCTATTCACTTTTACTTGAGAACTTTAGTTGGTCCCATTAACTTTCTCCATCTACTGATAGCATTGTCACCACATAAAATATAAGTCCATAATGGACCGCTGTAAACAAGAAATGAtcaaatctattaataaaaatcttattttatcaAAATGAGTAATGTTAAATATATAAGCCTGCATTGatgcagaaaacatcagtgataatggcgagcgtttgatttctctctgcgcatccaacagcctttcaattggaaacacatattttaagcacaaacaaatacacaaaaaaacatggcgatcaccaaatggagaaaccttcaatgagatagattacatttgcatctccaaacgatggaggtcatctctgttagacgtgcggacccgcagag
The DNA window shown above is from Biomphalaria glabrata chromosome 5, xgBioGlab47.1, whole genome shotgun sequence and carries:
- the LOC106057656 gene encoding nucleoside diphosphate kinase 6-like isoform X3; its protein translation is MMLYYTTNVTRMILENGFYVIESKRLILTTSQAEQFYAEHKGKFFQNRLVSFMSSGPLWTYILCGDNAISRWRKLMGPTKVLKTVYDEPLSIRGLYGLTDTRNCTHGSDSEENAEREIQFFFPEFNIKKWYETEHDFFRQDFVEFDHDKLKHVICS
- the LOC106057656 gene encoding nucleoside diphosphate kinase 6-like isoform X2, whose translation is MTSFKTLQLTLALIKPDIVAHPHILNNVTRMILENGFYVIESKRLILTTSQAEQFYAEHKGKFFQNRLVSFMSSGPLWTYILCGDNAISRWRKLMGPTKVLKTVYDEPLSIRGLYGLTDTRNCTHGSDSEENAEREIQFFFPEFNIKKWYETEHDFFRQDFVEFDHDKLKHVICS
- the LOC106057656 gene encoding nucleoside diphosphate kinase 6-like isoform X4; the encoded protein is MILENGFYVIESKRLILTTSQAEQFYAEHKGKFFQNRLVSFMSSGPLWTYILCGDNAISRWRKLMGPTKVLKTVYDEPLSIRGLYGLTDTRNCTHGSDSEENAEREIQFFFPEFNIKKWYETEHDFFRQDFVEFDHDKLKHVICS
- the LOC106057656 gene encoding nucleoside diphosphate kinase 6-like isoform X1 → MLMDNGPWPWGMWGIVSCGPYFGHYFVLLYNVTRMILENGFYVIESKRLILTTSQAEQFYAEHKGKFFQNRLVSFMSSGPLWTYILCGDNAISRWRKLMGPTKVLKTVYDEPLSIRGLYGLTDTRNCTHGSDSEENAEREIQFFFPEFNIKKWYETEHDFFRQDFVEFDHDKLKHVICS